GTTCCTCCATGACTGCCGCTGTGAACGGATGCAAAGCTCTCGCTCGGCCGGCTGGGACCGGACGGTTTGCGGTCCGATGCGAGCCAGCCTCACTTTGATCCTCCCCGTGATAATGACTGTCATTGGTAGGATCTGTGTCTTCTTCCGAGTCCGGCTCCGTTTCCGGCATCTCTACGATAGGCGGTGTTGGTGCGCGTGCGGAAGATTGACGGTTAGCTTGCGCCCCTCTAGCCGCATCACACTCGCCCCTAAGGGTTTCAATCTCTGCCTGCATTGCCTCCATCCTTCTTCTCATCTCCTGCATAAACATTGTCGGGTCCTGCTCCATCCTTATGGCCTCAGTAAGGTGTCTTCAACAatcctcggccccacggtgggcgccaaaatgtttctgctgAAAGGGACCGAGGGAAACTCCTACTGCTACCGCTCGGGAATGCTCCTCCTTCACCGATCGGTCCTTCTCGCTTTTGCCTTACCTCCTGACTCTTCCTCTCTCAATGTCAAAGTGGGGTGACGTGCAgaaaacactccgacgctcaagtcagaatttatCTTTGCGGGTCTAGTGAAAGTTAATCAAATCAGAGGGTTTACCTTCTCAATCAATTGTTATTTATATGGTTTCAAAGAATATTatccattaatttacctcttaatgacgATCAATGTTCACCTTAACTGCTCGACAATGACCGTTATATCATTAATTATGCATTCATTGACATTCAAAAGGTTGTCTCTAGCCAACGGCTGAAGAGTTCGCGAGTGTAACCCTGGCGTCCGACCGGGATTTACCAGCTTCCATAACCCTTACGTACCCGGTCGGTTTTATTAATACTCCCACCGTCCTTGGACGATCGGTCTAACCTACTCAGTAGCGACTAAGCATATCTGGTCGGTCGATCCTACTCGGTAGTAACAGAAAGAATGTTAAAATCATTTGCTGTGCTAGTTTAGCACATGTATGTGATTTGTTTTTGAGACTATGGATCTTGTAGGACCATCAAAGATATGTTTAGGAAAAAACCAGCGACCAATGGGTGGAGTGACACCTGCTAAAAAAGTTCAAATCCATGATCCTCAGAAAGAGAAGCCTACAAAAGCGGCACCTTTTGAAGCTTTACTCGCAAGAAAATCTTCCCCTATTGTCGGCTCAGGTAGGATACTTTTCTTGTCTGTCATATCTGatgttttttttcaattgtttgtTGCATCTACTTCAGTCTTTTCGTGCAAACGTGGGCATGTATGTTACTGTGTATCATGGTATGTATTACTGCACCTTTTGGGTTTTTGAACCCATCATCTCGTATTTTATTCCATTTTCTTTTGctctgtttctctctctctcttttctataGGTGGTATCCCTTGTGTTAATGATGACGGTAAACAGTTCACcattaaaaaatatgacaaGAGTATTCAGCAAAGCTTAAACCTTGATTGTAAATTTTTACCGTGTTCAATTACTACTTGGAGGTACGTACCTCTCTCTTCACTTATCATTGATAACTATTTCCCTTAAATTGCTATTCCCCTTACATGTGTGAGAATATGTTGAGAAATGCTAATGTGTTGGAAAATCCAAGTATGAATCTAAGTCTTCATATTATTAAGTATAGATGAAAAAGTTGAGTCACATATAAAGAATAAGACCCATAAATCCATTATCTTAAGATTTTGGGTTGGAAGTGTTGTTAATCCTTATGTGTGAGTTAGGCTCATGTCTCATTAGTGTTATGTCTTCCTAGTAATCCTTCTTCAAAAGATCTATAAAGATGTGATTAATCTATATGATCGATTTAGATTAATCTCTATATCAGAAGTCTTCTTGACAAAGAATAAGGTAAGCGTGTCTCGTTATGATAAATATCACTACAAGTAAGAGGTATTTGTTGTTTGAAATACTTCTAAGTGAGTAAAGATGAAAAAATTGAGTATCGtgtaagaaagaagaaagaagactcAAAAACCCattatttaagattttggatTAGAGGTGGTGTCAATCTCTTATGTGTGGGTTGGATTCGTATTTTATTGGTGTTGTGTCTGGATTGGATTCGTATTTTATTGGTGTTATGTCTTTAGTAAATCCTCCTTCAAAAGATCCATAAGAAGGAAAGTCTCTTCCTTTCAATCTTATATATTACTATTTACGAATTACAACATCTCCGAATCAGTTTCAGTTTCAGCAATATGCAtagaaactaaataaatttacatGTTTGTAGTGTGCTTTTGTTATTTTGTCTTCAATTTCGAATATTTATGTCTGCAAAAAATGTTTTGCCCCTTCCTTTTACAATGAACTCAATTCCATACGACAGATATTGGCATGTTGGGTAGTGAGCTTATAAATGTTAACAATTGGTAAACTATAGAAATCTGTGTGATTAAAGAGATTGTTATGGGTACCATGTGCAAGTCTCAATCATTTGAGGAAGTTATTGCAAGTATTATCTGAAGGTTACAGTTTTACTAATCTGAATTTAACATGTTCACCATTTTCTAGGGGTCAATTCCAAATTCTTCATACTGCTGCACCTAGCAAGTTTTATGATGGGTTTGAAGCCCAACCACCATTCATTGTTAATGGGAAAGCATTTGCATTTTCGAGAGAAATGCCATCGGTTCTTCAATTGGAGTCCGGTCCTGCTTTGAAGGTCTTGATTGACATATTCCAAGATGATTCTCCTAAGCTTCAGGATATTGCACTGTACTTCTTTCCATCAGAACAAACTGAGAGGTTAACTTttatttgattctttttttccttttctcttttggTGTCAGTCGGACCAGTATTTATTGTTTAAGCTATTCTGTTTATACATGCTCTCAATGTAGGTCAAGAATGAACCTGAATAGTATATTGAAGCTTATGAAAGATGAAAAAACAATGCTGAGAAGTTATATTAATGGAGTGGAGTTGCTGATGTTTACCTCAAATCAACTTGGCATGGACTCAAGGGGTGCGTAAACTGTTTCATGCATTAGATCTGCTCTACTACTTTCTTAACACTCTAATCTACAATTCTTTTTCATGAATATTTGATATCAAAGATTAGGGAGAGAAggttcaaaatattaaaattttcttttgaaacctATCCTCTATTCAATGTTTGTCCAATTTGTCTACATGACTTAACCAACattaaggttaaatatattttctagtTCCTAGATGAGGTGAGATTGAAATTCATTCATATCTTAAACTTTCATAAAGTTTGATCTTTAAACTTGACATTAATGTATTTAGACTTGTTAATCAGATTGACATTTGAGCTAGAACTAGTCAAACAGTGTACAGCTCGAATGCCAGAAACATGTTTGATACGTCAAAACAATTTAACACTTAAAAGGATTATATCAATTCGATTTTAACGTTTGGGaccaaaatgtatcaaaatttagGATAGGaatgaatttcaatttcttttccaaatttagggactaaaaacatatttaacctaatatttattattacattttgtcTTGGCAAAGATGTCATCAACTAGTGTGTGCACAGGTGCTATTGCTGCAATAAACGATGGACATTTCCTGTGGGGATTATTTCGCAAAAGGAAAATTGATAAAACTATTGAAAGAGTACCTAAATTGGAGCCACTTGATATGGACTTTGATATGTCTGGAGGGAAGGATGCGATGGGAAGAACTTGTCACCTTGGACTAGTTACACCCAAATTGGAGTTTGATAACAATCTGGGTGTTCCTCCAGGCTTTGAAGAATAACCAAAACGTCTTCATGAAACTTGCTGCGGAAGATCAGGGCCTAACAGCACATTATTTGAGACCTTCCAGATGGTGCAGTGAACAAACTTCACTAGTTGAAGAAAAATATCACTAGGTGTTACTATACTACAACATTTGTTTGCTCAGTTTCTGAAAGATGCAAATTGTATTCATTCTATCTAAAAGATTGTTACAGTTCTATTCTACATCAGAATACATAAAGTAAGTTACACTGCAGTAGAGAGTGGTTTGGAGCAATTATAAACCAGTGGAACTTTCTACAACTATAACtaatctagaaaaaaaaataacaaagacacctgaaaaataattaaaacaaattacagAGAATGATCCAGTTGTCTGGCAATGTAGAGAATGTAAGttttaaatttgagtttgatGCTGTTCATTATTGGTAAAGAACTGAGTGATCAacatgtgataaaaaaaatattagtttgtctttctaagaaaattgaaagaaaaatctcCTCTCCAAATGAAGACAAGGATTTCTCCATGATAAAAGTGACAACTTGTGAATGTTCTACAAGCCGCTAACATTGGAGATCTTTCGTAATGAAGGGGAATCAGGCCTCAATTACAACTGAAGATATAAGACTGTACACGATATATAGTTTTTCAAGAGTTAATTAACATAAGGCATTGGTGTAGAATAATTTTACCCATTGAACAAGATATTATTCGTGCATAAACGAACTGTACAATCTaagatttgaaaaaatattttttatgcatAAACAATCCTAATTGTTCAATTCATAATAAACTTAGATTCGAAAGTATATTATGCATTGCACAATCCAATCAAAAAGAACTTCTAAACTCAGATTACAAGATTCAAAACCACTTCTAACTTCTACAAGTCAAAAATTTTACGGATCAGACAATGAGGTATGACGCACATCAGACAAtcaaaagcagaaaaacaaattGTGAACACCTTAACCTTTCACAATAATACCTCACCGACGGTAATGAGTAATAACAATAGATAGATATCAGAGGTGGTGGGAGTGAAATCAAGCAATCTAACGGGTCAAAGAGAGCTGCAGTGAGGATGAGACagaataaagttatatataaatttatttaaggtGATTTTCATCTTTCAGCAAGAAAAAATCATATGGGTTTAAAAAAGCAATTGCCTATCCAAATTAAGTACCTAATCTTTGACTGAAGCTTACCCCATCAAATTTCACCTCTTACCCCATCAAAAGCTTCAAATGTTTTCCGTAAAAGGAGGGCTGATTGATTTCCggaaaaataaattctaaaat
This Vigna angularis cultivar LongXiaoDou No.4 chromosome 4, ASM1680809v1, whole genome shotgun sequence DNA region includes the following protein-coding sequences:
- the LOC128196188 gene encoding uncharacterized protein LOC128196188, translated to MDLVGPSKICLGKNQRPMGGVTPAKKVQIHDPQKEKPTKAAPFEALLARKSSPIVGSGGIPCVNDDGKQFTIKKYDKSIQQSLNLDCKFLPCSITTWRGQFQILHTAAPSKFYDGFEAQPPFIVNGKAFAFSREMPSVLQLESGPALKVLIDIFQDDSPKLQDIALYFFPSEQTERSRMNLNSILKLMKDEKTMLRSYINGVELLMFTSNQLGMDSRGAIAAINDGHFLWGLFRKRKIDKTIERVPKLEPLDMDFDMSGGKDAMGRTCHLGLVTPKLEFDNNLGVPPGFEE